The genome window ACGACGGCTCCGACGCGCCGCTGTTCGCGATCGATTCCAGCGCTCTCGGCGGGATGTACGCGGGGCGCATCGCGCTGATCGGCACCGAGGCAGGCGTCGGCGTGCGGATGGACGGCGAACTCGCCACCTCCACTGCCGAACTGACGCTCTCCGTCGACGGCCGCATCGAGGTGCGCAAGGCTTCGGCGGCGGGCGATCTCGCGGTGACGACGGGCGATGCGCTGGCGGTGGGCGAAAGCCTCGCCGCCGCGGGAAACGCCGCGATCTCCGCCGACACCCTCGATCTCGCGGCGGGCACCCAGCTCGGCGCGGTCGGTGACCTGACCCTCGGCGTGCGCACCGCGGCGGTGGACGGCACGCTGGCGGCGGGGATGAACGGCGGCGGCGGTGCACTGTCGGCATCCGCCACCGAGACCCTGACCGTGAGCGGAACGGTTTCGGCACGCGGCGATCTGTCGCTTTCGGCCGATGCGCTGGAGGTTTCCGGGCAGGCGGCGAGTGGTGCGCACGCGGTCCTGTCCGGCCGCGCGGTCGGCGTTTCCGGCACGGTCCTGGGCGACCGCGTGACTCTCTCCCCCACCGAAGACGCGACCGTCTCCGGTGCGGTGGAAGCGACGACGGCGGCGGAAATCGCCGCCGGGCGGGACGCGACGGTCGCCGCCACCGGCGCGGTCTCGGCGCGATCGGTGACGATCGGGGCAACTCGCGACGCCACCGTCGCGGGCCGCGCCACCGCCACCGCCGACCTCGCCCTGACTGCGGACGGCACGGCGGCGGTCGCGAGCGGCGGGCGGGCGCAGGCGGGCGGCGCTCTCGTCGCCTCCGGCGCGACGGTAAGCAACGCGGGCACCCTGCAATCGGCGGGCGATCTCATGATCCGGGCCGCAGAAGCGTTCGCCAACGCCGATCTGGTGTTCGCCGGAGCCTCGCTCGCCGTCGAGGCCGAAAGCGTCGCCAACTCCGGCGGCACCTTGCTTGCCGCCGACGACATCGCCATGACCGCCACCGGCGAAATCCTCAACGCCGCGGGCGCGATCGAAACCGCGAACGGCGACATCCGCCTGACCGGCGCTTCGGTGCGCAACGTCGGCTCGAAGACCGCCGCCGACGTGGTCGACGAACTGATCGTCGACGAATACTACAAAATGCAGTCGGGCACGCCGCGCCCGCCCTGCGGCGGCGGCGGCGGATGCAAGAGCAAGTACTGGAAGAAGTCGGCGGCGGTTCCCGACCCCCGGCCCGGCCATACCGGAACCTCCTACTACGGCACGTCGAAAAGCGGCAGCGTCACCTCGCGGATCTACGAACAGCGGCTGGTGAGCACCGCAGGCGTCGACGCGCAGATCAGCGCGGGCCGGGACCTCGCCATCGACGCTCCGGACATCGCCAACGTCACCGGCACGGTGAGCGCGGTGCGCGACATCGCGATGACCGGCAAGACCCTCGCCAATCAGGGCCTGATGGGCACCGGCCGGTGGCAGATTTCGGTCAAGAACAAGAAAACCACGCGCTGCTACGGCGATTCCCTGTGCGCCGGGTTCTCCAATGGCGGCGGCACCGCGGTTCTCGACAGCTGGAGCATCGAGCTCTCCCCGGCGATCATCCAGGCGGGCGGGTCGATCACCGGGAGTTTCACCGATCGCGTCGACAACACCTCGATCCGCGCGGGCGATGCCCGGCCCGCCGGCGCCTACAAGGCGCTGATCGGCGAGATCAAGGACACCAGCCTCGTCTGGGGCGACCCCGGCACGCTGCCGCAATCGCGGGCGGCGCTCGACGCCCGGCTCGGCGCGACGATTCCCGGCTTCAAGAGCCTGTTCACCACCGCCAACGCGACCAGTTCCTACGTCTACGAAAGCCGCGTCGCCTACACCGACCTCGGCGCGTTCTACGGCTCGGACTACTTCTTCTCGCGCGCCGGGCTTTCGGCGGTCGATTACGAAGCGCTGCCGAAGCGCCTCGGCGACGCGTATTTCGACACCCAGTACATCCGCGACCGGATCATCGCCGAGACCGGCTCGCGCTGGCTCGACCCCAAGGTCGCGAACGACGCGGCGCAGCTCAAGGCGCTGATCGACAACGGCGTCGCGGTGGCGGGCGATCTCGACCTTTCGGTGGGCGTGGCTCTCACCGCCGAGCAGATCGCGGCGCTCGACCGCGACATCGTCTGGTACGAGACCGAGGAGGTGGACGGCCAGGAGGTTCTGGTTCCGCACCTCTACCTCGCCGACGCCACCCGCGCGGCGATCACTCCCACCGGCGCGGTGATCGCAGCGGCGGGGAACATCGATCTCGACGCGCTGACGGTGGTGAACGCCGAGGGCCGCGTCGCGGCGGGCGGCGCGCTGACGGTCGCGGCGTCGAAGGACATCGTCGACCTCAGCGGCAAGCTCGTCTCCGGCGGCGACATGACGCTGGCGGCGGGCGGCGACGTGACGATCGCCACCCAAAGCACGGTGTTCGCCGACGGCCGCCGCAACGCGCGCGACGTGCGCGTCGGCGAGGCGGGCGTGAACGCGGGCGGCAACCTCGCCGTCACCGCCGGGGGCGACCTCGCCGTGACCGGCGCGAAGGTCGCCGCGGGCGGAAACGCCAGCTTCGATGCGAAAGGCGACGTCGCCCTCCAGGCGCTGGCGCAATCGCGCCACGAGGAGGAGGGCAATCGCAAGGAGGGCTACCGCCTCGACGCCCTCGACCATCACCTCACCACCGTCGAGGTCGGCGGTTCCACCACCGTCAAGGCCGGAGACGACCTCTCGCTGGTCGGCGCCAAGGTGGCGAGCGGCGGCGAAACCAAGCTCGAAGCCGAGGGCGACGTCACCATCGCCGCCGTCACCGACACCTATTCCCTCGAAAGCTGGAAAAAGAAGAAGAGCTTCGGCCGCAAGTCGTCGACCAAGGGGCAGATCGACTCCGCGACGGTGCGGCGCTCCGAGGTGAGCTCGGGGGCGGACCTTTCCGCCGACGCGGGGAAGAACATCGAGGTTTCGGCGAGCACGCTGACCGCGGAAGGCGATCTCACGCTGACCGCCGAGGGCTCGGTGGGGCTGAGCGCGCAGGCGGACGAGTTTCACGAGGAAGTCCACAAGAAGACGTCCGGCTTCCAGAAAGGGAAGATGGACGGCACCGAGGTCGTCGTCACCCATCAGGTGACGGAGCTGTCCTCGGGCGGCGACCTCGCCGTGACCGCGAAGAGCGGCGACGTGGCGCTGGAGGCGACCCGGGTCGCGAGCGCGGGCAGCGCGACGATCTCCGCCGAGGACGGTCTGGTCGGGATGCTGTCGGTGACCGACAGCGACTTCAAGTCGGTCAGCAAGACCGGGAGCAATCTGGTCTGGCAGTCGGCGGCGGGAAAGGGCCACGACGACACCACGGTGCGGATGGTCACCATCGACGCGGGCGGCGGCCTGACGGTGACGGCGGGCGACGGCGTGGTGGTGGAATACAAGGGCGGCAAGGCGAACCTCGCCGAGACCGTCGACCGCCTGAGCCAGGAACCCGGCCTCGCGTGGCTGAAGGAGATGCAGTCCCGCGACGACGTCGCCTGGAACGCGGTGGCCGAGGCGCACAAGTCCTGGGACTACAAAAGCCAGGGCCTGACCGGACCGGCGGCGGCGGTGATCAGCATCGCGATCGCCATCGCCACCCAGGGCTGGGGCGCGGGCGCGGCCGGGTCCCTCGCGGGTGGTGGCGGCGCCCTGACCGGCGTCGGCGGCGCGATGGCCAACGCCGCGATGACCTCCCTGATCACCCAGGCCTCCCTCAGCCTGATCAACAACCAGGGAAATCTCGGCGCTGTGTTCCAGGACCTTGGCTCTAGCAGCGCTCTTAAATCTCTCGCAGTCGCAGTGGTCACCGCTGGGGTAACCCAAGGGCGGGTCAAGGATCTCGGAATTGACGTTTCCAAAACCGCCGATTTCGCCGACCGGCTCGCTTATCAGGCCGTTCAGTCGGGCGTAGGGGTCGCTGCAAACGCCACGATTGGTGGCGTAGCTTTTGATGATGCCTTGAAGTCCGGTGCGCTCTCCATCGTAACGGCCATGGCGTCTCAGACGCTGTTCAAGAGCATTGGCGATCTCGCAGGTGAGTTGGAAATCGATGAGGGCGATATCCGAAAGGTAATCGCTCACGCCGTGGCCGGGTGCGCAGTCGGCCAGATCACTCAAAATTGTGTCGCCGGTGCAATCGGTGCCGGGTTGCAGGAGTTGGGAGGAGATGTCCTTCAGAGACTTAGCGACACTGATGAGGAGAAAATTCGGCTGGCGGGACTCACGTCTGCGGTCGCTGCAATGCTGGTTGGAGGCGATGCGAGTGCCGTCAATGCGGCAGACGGTATTGCCCAAAGTGCGGCAACCTACAACCGCCAACTTCATGTCGCGGAACTCAAGGCCATCCGGGACAAAGCCCAGGCGCTTGCTGACGCCGACGGCGATGGTGTGCTGAGCGCAGCCGAAGCCACGAAGGCGATAGAGTGGGAAACGCGGCTGACCAGTGAAGCCTTGCGCACGGTGGACGCCTACTGGAACGCGCGCTTGGCCGATGATGCTGAAGCCGCGCAAATCATCAAGGAAATGGCAGCCACCAATTCGGGCTTCGATGTCACCGTGGGAGGCCGGGCCGTGGCCTTTCTCCGGCAGGATGCGTTCTACGACAATCGCGCGCTTTACGCCAATTTCATCCGCGAAAATGCAGACCTTTACGACAAGGCCCTAGCCGAATGGACACCCGGCTCTAAGGACGCTCTCAAAGGCAAAATCAGCCCATCGTCACTGGCGGTGATCGACAGCATCGGCAGTTCTTCGTGGCGGAATCTATCCCCGGAAGATCTCGGCAAAAGCGATGCCGAGAACATCGCTGCGACGGGGCAGACCATGGCCGATGCCCTCGCCGATATTCGAACTGCGGAAAGAGAAATCCGAGATGCTTACGACGCTCTGTCTGCGGAATTGAATGCAGGGGGAGTGTCTTCCGAGGTGCGAGAGAGCAAAGAGAGCGAACTCAAACAGCTCCGGTCGCAGCTTATGGTCGCTGCACAAGCGTCAAATATGGCGCGCATTGGATTCGATCAGCTTCTTGTCAGCGGTACGTCTAGAGGGGTTGATAGATTCGTTACAGAAACGGCGTCTCAGCTTGCCGACTTGGCATGGGATGTCACGTCTTCGCCGTTCTCGGAAAAGAGCCGCCAAGACCTGCTCAATCGAGCCGATGCGATCGCAACACTGCTCGGAAATCCACGGCTGGCTGTGGATTATTTCCAAGATGCGTACGCGCAGGCCGATGTCCTCGAGAAAATGGGGCGCTTCAACGACGCGGAAGAAATCCGCGCCAAGACGACACTTGACCTGATTTCCGTGGTGTACGGAGGCGCTGGCGCGATCAAAGCGGCTATCGGAACAGTGCCGAAGATTGCTAAACTCGAAAAACTTGCGCGCGTGGGTGAGGCGGGTGCTTCCGAGGTTGGAGCAAAAACGACTGTAGCAATACCTGAAAGCCGAGTCGGTCATATTTTTAGAGCGACTGATGGACACCTTCCAGATAATCCTGTTAATCGCGAGTTGATAACTAGGATTGCAAATGATAAACAATATATACTCGGGGGCGATCGGTACGGAAATACATGGGCAGCTGAGATATTGCCAGATGGCACCCAGGCATGGGTTCAATATAGAGGTAATCAGATTATTAATGGCGGGATTAACAAGACGCCAAAGATCTATGATTCCGAAAACGGCTTGGCGTCATTGAAGTCACGGGGAACAAAAAATGGAGAGTGAAAGAAACTTGACGATAAAGCAGGCTTTTTGTGCGATGTTCTACTTTCTAAAACACGAATATGATCTGACGAAATCTGACGATATTGGGGCCATGCTTGGTTCTCTAGATTGGACTATCTGGTCGGATGGCTCAGGGCCGGCTGATCCTGCGGCATGGGCGGATTGGCTAGTAGCAGTGAAAAAAGCCCAGGAAGACAGCCCTACTTGGTAATCGAATCAAAGTCGGTGCAAAAACAACTGGCAGGGTCATTACCCATAAGGGTTTTTCTGAGCATGTGGTTTGCGATTCAAGGCTCCAGAAAGGAGCCTTTGTGTCTCCTTAACCTTCTTTCCGTGCTAATTTAGGCCGTAAGCTCATAAATTCGCTTGGTGATTGACGAATATCATGATTCAAGGCTTCCACACAGGAGGCCATGAATGACCCGTCGCCGCTACGAACTGACAGACCACGAATGGTCGATCATCTCGCCGTTGTTGCCGAACAAACCGCGCGGGGTTCCCCGCGTTGATGATCGTCGTGTGCTGAACGGCATCCTTTGGCGTTTCCGGACGGGTTCGCCTTGGGCGGAGATGCCGGAACGCTATGGCCCGCCGACCATCTGCTACAACCGCTTTGTCCGCTGGCGGAAGGCTGGTGTCTGGGATCGACTTCTCGAAGCGGTGTCCGAGGCTTACGACGGCGATATCGTCATGATCGACAGCACCTGTGTCCGCGTTCACCAGCACGCGGCCACGGGAAACAGGGGGATGGAGACGATGGCGGCATGGGACGTTCCCGCGGCGGGCTTACAAGCAAAATCCATGCCCTCGTCGACGCCGAAGGTCGCCCCGTTACCCTCCATCTGACGGGCGGCCAGGTTGCCGACTGTACCGAAGCCGAAGCGTTGATCGATGGCCTCGGTGGCGGTGACATCCTGCTGGCCGACAAGGGCTACGACAGCAACGCGATCCGCGCCAAAGCCGCAGAGCGGAAGGTCTGGGCCAATATCCCGCCAAAGGCCAACCGCAAGGGCTCCTTCACGTTCTCCCGCTGGGTCTATCGCCAGCGCGACCTCGTCGAACGCTTTTTCAGTCGAATCAAGAATTTCCGGGGCATTGCAACACGTTACGACAAGTGCCCAGAAAATTACTTGGCCGCAGTCAAACTCGTGGCCGCAAGGATTTGGTGCAGGAGCTTATGAGTCTACGGCTTAGTCTTCTTGATTAACGAACGGCCTAACTGGCTCGAAGAAGGGCTTCGGCCGCAAGTCGTCGACCAAGGGGCAGATCGACTCCGCGACGGTGCGGCGCTCCGAGGTGAGCTCGGGGGCGGACCTTTCCGCCGACGCGGGGAAGAACATCGAGGTTTCGGCGAGCACGCTGACGGCGGAAGGCGATCTCGCGCTGACCGCCGAGGGCTCGGTGGGCCTGAGCGCGCAGGCGGACGAATTCCACGAGGAAGTCCACAAGAAGACGTCCGGCCTCCAGAAAGGGAAGATGGACGGCACCGAGGCCGTCGTCACCCATCAGGTGACGGAGCTCTCCTCGGGCGGCGATCTCGCCGTGACCGCGAAGAGCGGCGACGTGGCGCTGGAGGCGACCCGGGTCGCGAGCGCGGGCAGCGCGACGAGCTCCCCCGAAGACGGCCTTGTCGGGATGCTGTCGGTGACCGACAGCGACTTCAAGTCGGTCAGCAAGACCGGCAGCAATCTGGTCAGGCAGTCGGCGGCGGGAACGGGTCACGACGACACCACGGTGCGGATGGTCGCCATCGACGCGGGCGGCGGCGACTTCGAAGCCCGGGCGCAGGTGCGATGGACGGTATCGACGCCAGCCTGTTCGAGACCTACGCCAGTGAGACTCTGCTCATCGTCACCGCCGGATTCGGCCGTGCGCAGCGTGAAGGCGGAGAGATCGAGGACATCCGCCCCGGCGACGTCGTCTGGTTCGAGCCGGGGGAAAAGCACTGGCACGGCGCGTCGGCGGAGACCGCCATGACCCACATCGCCATTGCCGAGGCGCAAGACGGCAAGGTCGTCGACTGGCTGGAACCGGTGACCGACGCGGAATACGGCGGGAAGTGAGGCGTCGGATGCGATCCGGTCGGGGTTGACTGCGAGACTGGCGGCGTTCTAAACTTTCGAATATCGAATATATTCGAATTTTCGATTCAGGGATCGAGAAGTGAATCCAGCCTTCGATATCGACGCGTTGCGCGCCGTGGTGGCCGGAATCGACTTGCGCAGTTTCGCGCGGGCGGCGGTGGAACTCGGACGATCGCAATCGGCGATCAGCATGCAGCTCAAGAAGCTCGAACACCAGGCCGGCACCCCGCTTTTCGTCCGGAAGGGGAGAGGTCTGGTGCCGACCGAAGCCGGCGAAGCGCTGGCCGCCTACGCCCGCCGGATCATCGCTCTCAACGACGAAGTCGCGCGTGCACTGGGCGCGGCCGTCACCACGGAAACCGTGCGCCTCGGTCTGCCGCAGGATTTCTTCGACGACGTGATGCCCGCCACGCTCTCGGCGTTCACTGGGGACCATCCGGACGTTCATGTGGAAGTCCGCGCCGGTCCGAACCACGCGCTGGCCGACGAAATCCGGGCCGGGCGTCTCGACGGCGCGATCGTCTTCTTTCCGGAAGGCGCCGGAGGCGAGGGCGAACGGCTTTGCACGTTGCCCATGCACTGGCTGATGCACGAAGCCTTCGCCGATGGGATCGCGCGTCACCGGGTTCCGTTGGTGATGTTCGACCACCCCTGTCTGTTCCGGCAGGCGACGCTCGCCGCGCTCGACCGCGCGGACCGGCGTTGGCGGGTGGCGGTGACGACGCCGAGCCTGCCCGGCATATGGGGCGCGTTGCGATCGAAGCTGGGGATCGCGGTGCGGACCGGCCACGGGGTGCCGGACGATATCGTCTGCGCCGGAGACGCTCTCGACCTGCCGGAGCTTCCGGCGATCGAACTGAGGATGCTCGGAGCGCAGACCGCGACGCCCGCCGCGCGGGATCTGTGCGGGGCGCTGCGCCGGGAGACGATCGACCGGATCGCTCCGGCGTGAGGCGCGCAGGCCGACCGACCGGATGCCGCGGGTTTTTACGGAAGAGGCTGCCATGCCGGTAACGACGAATCACAGTGCCGCGGTCACGCGCCCGGTTGCCGCCACGATCGCGGCCGTCTTTCACCAAGGCCGGATCCTTCTGGTGCGGCGGGCCAATCCGCCCGACGCGGGTCGCTGGGGGTTTCCGGGCGGAAAGATCGAACCCGGCGAGCCGATCGAAACCGCCGCCGTCCGGGAGCTTTTCGAGGAAACCGGGATTCGGGGGCGGGCGCGCCGGGTGTTCACCGCGGTGGACGTCTTCGACCGCGACGAACACGGCAGGCTTCTGCGGCATTTCGTGCTGATCGCGGTCCTGTGCGATTGGATCGCCGGAGATCCGGTGGCCGGGGACGACGCCCTCGATGCGCGATGGTTCCGCCTCGAGGACCTCGACGACGCCGGTCTCGCCCTCAGTCTCGACGTCGCCGAGGTCGCCCGCCTGGCGGCGGCCATCGCCGTCGCGGAGTGATCGGCCCGGTTCGCGAGCTTGCCGGGCGGCTTCCCGGCCGCCCGGCGCGATGATGTCCGGCCCTCGTCGCCGTCGGCGAGGGCCGGGCGTCCGGCTCATTCCGCATCCTTCAGCGGGACGTAGAGCTCCCCGCCCTCGCGGAATTTCTCGGCCATCTTCGCCATGCCGTCCTTCCGTGCCTCGGCGCGGATGTCGTGGGAGATCCGCATGGAGCAGAACTTCGGCCCGCACATGGAGCAGAAATGCGCCACCTTGTGCGCCTCCTTGGGCAGAGTTTCGTCATGCATCGACCGGGCGGTCTCCGGGTCGAGCGACAGGTTGAACTGATCCTCCCAGCGGAACTCGAACCGGGCGCGCGAAAGCGCGTCGTCGCGGAGCCGCGCCGCCGGGTGGCCCTTGGCGAGATCCGCCGCGTGCGCCGCGATCTTGTAGGTGATGACGCCGGTCTTCACGTCGTCGCGGTCCGGTAGGCCCAGATGCTCCTTGGGGGTCACGTAGCACAGCATCGCCGTGCCGAACCAGCCGATCATCGCCGCGCCGATGCCGGAGGTGATGTGATCGTAGCCGGGCGCGATGTCGGTGGTGAGCGGTCCGAGCGTGTAGAACGGCGCCTCGCCGCAGGTGCGGAGCTGCCTGTCCACGTTGGCCTTGATCTTGTGCATCGGCACGTGCCCCGGCCCCTCGATCATCACCTGGCAGTCCCTGGCCCACGCGACCCCGGTCAGTTCGCCCAGGGTCTCCAGTTCGGCGAATTGCGCGGCGTCGTTGGCGTCGGCGATGGAGCCGGGGCGCAGGCCGTCGCCGAGGCTGAAGCTCACGTCGTAGGCGCGCGCGATGTCGCAGATCTCGTCGAAATGAGTGTAGAGGAAGCTCTCGCGGTGATGGTGCAGGCACCATTTCGCCATGATCGAACCGCCGCGGCTGACGATGCCGGTCACCCGGTCCATCGTCATCGGGATCATGTGCAGCCGGACTCCGGCGTGGATGGTGAAGTAGTCCACGCCCTGTTCCGCCTGCTCGATCAAGGTGTCGCGAAACACCTCCCAGCTCAGGTTCTCGGCGATGCCGCCGACCTTCTCCAGCGCCTGGTAGAGCGGCACCGTGCCGATCGGCACGGGGGAATTGCGGACGATCCATTCGCGGATGTTGTGGATGTTGCGTCCGGTCGAGAGGTCCATGACCGTGTCGGCGCCCCAGCGGATCGCCCAGACCATTTTCTCGACTTCCTCGGCCATCGAGGAGGTTACCGCCGAGTTGCCGATGTTGGCGTTGACCTTCACCAGGAAATTGCGGCCGATCGCCATCGGTTCGGCTTCCGGGTGGTTGACGTTCGCCGGAATGATCGCCCGGCCTTTCGCCACCTCGTCGCGCACGAATTCCGGCGTGATGAAATCGGGAATCTCGGCGCCGAAGCTCTCGCCGTCGCGGAGGGTCGCCGGGTCCGCCGCCCGCCGTCCGAGATTTTCGCGGATCGCGACGAATTCCATTTCCGGCGTGACGATCCCTGCGCGGGCATAGGCCATCTGCGTGACGGCGCGGCCGCCTCGGGCGCGCAGCGGCGCGTGGCGCACGGGGAATTCCGGCGTGAGCCCGGTTCCCTCCGTGAAGCCGTTGTCCTCGGGCTTCACATGGCGGCCTTCGTACTGCTCCGTGTCGCCGCGCGCGGCGATCCAGCTCTCGCGCAGCCGGGGCAGCCCCCGGTCGATCAGGATCTCCGCGTCCGGGTCGGTGTAGGGGCCGGAGCTGTCGTAGACGGCGACGGGCGGTTCGCCGGCGGAGGGATGCAGGTCGATCTCGCGGACGGGCACGCGGATCCGGGGGTGCCGGACGCCCGCGTGCCAGACCCGGCGCGAAGCCGGCAAGGGACCCGTGGTGACGGTCGGGGAAAGGGTTTTCATCGGTCGGAGCCTCCAGTGCTCGATGCGTTGGAGAACCCAGTTCGCCGTACTGAATGGAGGGTGGCCGCGCGGACGCCGTGGCGGAGTTTGCGGCCGTGCAGCCGGTGCACCATCCCTACGCCAGTCTGAACTGGATCAGGTTCGTCGGGTCACTGCGCTGCGCGGGCCTGCCGGACCGGCCATCAGTATCTCAGCCCCTTGTCGGGACACCCCGGGTGAATACCCTGAAGCTGCGTTTCGCTCGGGGGTTTGTCAACCGGCGGGCGGACACCATGCCACATATCGGTTTTCCTGAAGTCGCGATCCCGAAATATGCGTTTTTCCAGGGTGCGGGCGGCGGTTAGTCTTGGCGAGAGCCGACGGCAGCGATCCGCGGGATCTCCGCGCCCGGTGGAAAGCCGGACGTGCCGACGAAGCCCTCGTCCCAACATCGGAACGCGGCCGCATGATGCCCGACGCGCTTTGGCAGACTCTTCCGAACCTGCTGGTCGTTCTGTCGATCTTTACGGTGGGCGTCGCCAGCCCGGGCCCCGCAACGCTGATGATCGCCGGTACCGCCATGGCGAGAGGGCGCGCGCCCGCCATCGCGTTGTCCTGCGGCGTCGTTCTCGGGTCGATGGTCTGGGCCTGTGTCGCGGCTCTGGGATTCGTCGCCGCACTCCGGGCTTCGGCAATGCTGTTCGGCGGATTGAAACTGGCGGGCGGCGCCTATCTGATCGTCCTCGCCGTCAAATCGTGGCGCTCGGCCGCCACGCCGAACCGGAGCGCCCCGAGAGCGACGGGATCCGGCAGCCTCCGGCGCTGCTTCGCGCAGGGCCTGTTGCTGCATCTGACGAATCCCAAGGCGCCCCTGGTCTGGCTGGCGACCTTGTCCGCAGGCGTTGGCGAAGACGCCCCCGCCGCATTCCTGACGACCGCCATCCTGATCTGCGCGGTCGTCGCGACGGGGGTTTTCGTCGGCTATGCCTGTCTGTTCTCCGCGCGAGCCGCCGCGCAGGCCTATCTCTCGATCCGACGCCCGGTCGACGCCCTGCTCGGGTTCCTTTTCGGCGCGGCCGCAGTCAAGATCCTGACCTACGAGCCGAACTGACCGCCGCCGCGCCTGCCTGCGAGCATGCCCGGCCTAGCGTCGGGGCGGATCCGGTTCCGTGACCACCGGGCCGACGATCGCCTGGCCGAACGCCGCGCAGACCGCCGCGACCTCTTGCGGGTCGTGCGGCTCCGCCAGTTCCCCCATCGCCCGGAAGAAGCGGTCGTGGCGGGGCGGGGTGGAGACGAGCGTCATCCTGGCGGGGCTATCGCCGAGGGCGGAGAAGCCGTGCGCGATGCCTGGAGCGATATACACATGCGCCCCGGAAGCGACCGTCATCCGGTCTTCTCCCACCAGAAACAGCAACGCGCCTTCGGTGACGCGAAACAGTTTCTCCTCGTGGAAGGAGACATGTACCGGCGCGCCCGCTCCGGGCGCAACCGTCATGTCCATGACGGTGAACGGCGCGGTGTCGCCCCCCAACAGGATGTCGGCGTCGATGCCGGAAAAGCTCGCCGTGCCGACGGGGGACAGCACCCCGCAGGTGCCGGGCGGAGAGTCGGATTTCTCCGCGCTCGGCAGCGTGTCGAGCAACGGGCTGGCGAGGTGGAAGATTTCGTAGCGCGTCGCCGAGCGCTCCGCGATCTCGCGATCGGCGATCGAAATCCGTACCGTCCACCACGACCGCGGGTCCACTCCCACCGTCGCCGCCACGGTGCCGGGGGCCGAAGCGGCCTCGCGGCACCAGGCCGCCTCTCCCGCCAGGGCTGTCGTCAGATCGGCGTCCACCGGAATGTCGCTCTCGACCGTCGAGAGAAACCTCGGCGCCGTGCCTGGGCCCCGGCGAGCCTCCAGGGCGACGTAGGTGCGTATCGACGGACGGCCGAACGAACGGGTCACGACGTCGAGGCCGCCGTCGCACAGAAACTTCCGGAAGGCGTCCTCCCGACGCCAGAGATAGAGGGAGGAATACGCGTTGGCGGTGGCGCCGAGGCGCCCGGCCTCCCGCACGAGGAACGCCTTGAAATACAGATCCGGAACGGCCGACCACCGTTCGCCGCGCAGGCTCGCGCGCGAGCGGATGAGGCCGAGGTCGTAGTCGGCGGGCAGGCGGTGGACGTAGTGGGCGATCATCATGGCCGGGTCCTCCTCGGGGGAACGGGGCGCGACGGCATTGCCGTCCGGTGAGATGCAATACGTCAAAAAATCGAAAGTAGAAATTCATCAATATTCGTTATTAAAAAGTCTAAGGCGCTGCTAGCCTCGACGTCAATCCCGATGTCCGGGGTGGCGTGCTAACGCGCGGCTCAAGCGAGAG of uncultured Alphaproteobacteria bacterium contains these proteins:
- a CDS encoding conserved hypothetical protein (Evidence 4 : Homologs of previously reported genes of unknown function) → MMIAHYVHRLPADYDLGLIRSRASLRGERWSAVPDLYFKAFLVREAGRLGATANAYSSLYLWRREDAFRKFLCDGGLDVVTRSFGRPSIRTYVALEARRGPGTAPRFLSTVESDIPVDADLTTALAGEAAWCREAASAPGTVAATVGVDPRSWWTVRISIADREIAERSATRYEIFHLASPLLDTLPSAEKSDSPPGTCGVLSPVGTASFSGIDADILLGGDTAPFTVMDMTVAPGAGAPVHVSFHEEKLFRVTEGALLFLVGEDRMTVASGAHVYIAPGIAHGFSALGDSPARMTLVSTPPRHDRFFRAMGELAEPHDPQEVAAVCAAFGQAIVGPVVTEPDPPRR